A window of Yoonia sp. SS1-5 genomic DNA:
CATTCGGTATCGTGATAGGCCACATAAGTCGGATCCACACCCGCCCAACCGCATCTTGTCACCATCGTTGCATCCTTAATCCAATCTTAGCACGCCGTAGGCCATATTTGACCCGGCTTGATGGAAGGTGACAATGCAAAACGCTACGCTGACCCTGACGGAAATCGACGACAAGGCGCTGCAGGACCCATTGCAATACGCAATGGCCAGCCGCGATGCCGATGTCATGAACCTTGTGCGCGAGGCGTTGGACGCCGGCCGTGCACGGCTTGCATTTCATCCGATTGTCACTGCTGCGACCCCGCCGCGGATCGCCTTTTACGAAGGGTTGGTGCGTCTGATGGACGAGGCGGGGCGCATTATTCCGGCAGCCCATTTCATGCCATTGGTCGAAGAAACGGGTATGGGACGGCAGATTGACTGCATCACACTCGACCTTGCGCTGCGGTTGTTGAAACAAACTCCGGGGCTGCGGTTATCCATCAATCTGTCCGCCCGGTCCATCGGGGACGGCGAATGGCGGCGCATTCTGGATGGCGGGCTGCGGGACAGGGACAGTCTTGGGGATCGGCTGATTTTCGAAATCAGCGAATCCTCTGCGATGATGCT
This region includes:
- a CDS encoding EAL domain-containing protein, which codes for MQNATLTLTEIDDKALQDPLQYAMASRDADVMNLVREALDAGRARLAFHPIVTAATPPRIAFYEGLVRLMDEAGRIIPAAHFMPLVEETGMGRQIDCITLDLALRLLKQTPGLRLSINLSARSIGDGEWRRILDGGLRDRDSLGDRLIFEISESSAMMLHENVIRFMAEMQPKGVAFALDGFGAGLTAFRYLKDFFFDLVKIDKSFIKNIQNDPDNQVLAEALVTVAHQFEMFAIADGVETEDEAAYLRQIGVDCLQGYLYGVPKFEL